One part of the Cottoperca gobio chromosome 14, fCotGob3.1, whole genome shotgun sequence genome encodes these proteins:
- the LOC115018500 gene encoding LOW QUALITY PROTEIN: E3 ubiquitin/ISG15 ligase TRIM25-like (The sequence of the model RefSeq protein was modified relative to this genomic sequence to represent the inferred CDS: deleted 1 base in 1 codon) — translation MAQQVILDREQLSCSICLDLLKDPVTIPCGHSYCMSCITDCWDEENEKKTHSCPQCRQSFTPRPVLVKSTMIAEFVEELKKVGLQAASPDLTYAGPGDVACDFCSGMKLKAFKSCLVCMASYCEQHLQPHYDEAAFKKHKLVEATSKLQENICSRHDEVMKIFCRTDQQCICYLCSMDDHKGHDKVSAAAERAERQKELGVSRGKVQQRVQDREKDVKVLQQRVEAINHSADEAVRDSEKIFTELIHLIKKRSSEVKQQIRSQQKTQVSQAEEFEEKLQQEITELRRKDTELQQLSHTEDHLHFLNNYPSLSRVSESKDLPSIDICPLRSFEDVTAAVSEARDKLQAVLSEE, via the exons ATGGCGCAGCAAGTGATTCTGGATCGAGAACAACTGAGCTGTTCAATCTGTCTGGATCTTCTAAAGGATCCGGTGACTATTCCCTGTGGGCACAGCTACTGCATGAGCTGTATTACAGACTGCTGGGATGaagagaatgagaagaaaacccacagctgccctcagtgcaggcagagcttcacaccgaggcctgtcctggtGAAAAGTACAATGATAGCAGAGTTTGTGGAGGAACTGAAGAAAGTAGGACTTCAAGCCGCTTCACCTGATCTTACATATGCAGGACCTGGAGACGTGGCCTGTGATTTCTGCTCTGGGATGAAACTGAAAGCTTTCAAGTCCTGTCTGGTGTGTatggcctcttactgtgagcAACACCTGCAGCCTCACTATGATGAAGCTGCAttcaagaaacacaagctggttgAAGCCACCTCAAAGCTTCAGGAGAACATCTGCTCTCGTCATGACGAGGTGATGAAGATTTTCTGCCGCACTGATCAGCAGTGCATTTGTTATCTTTGCTCCATGGATGATCATAAAGGCCATGACAAAGTCTccgctgcagcagagagggctGAGAGGCAGAAGGAGCTCGGGGTGAGCCGGGGAaaagtccaacagagagtccaggacagagaaaaggacGTCAAGGTGCTTCAACAGAGGGTGGAGGCTATCAATCATTCTGCTGATGAAGCAGTGAGGGACAGTGAGAAGATCTTCACTGAGTTGATCCATCTCATtaagaaaagaagctctgaagtgaagcagcagatcAGATCCCAGCAGAAAACTCAAGTGAGTCAAGCTGAAGAGtttgaggagaagctgcagcaggagatcactgagctgcgGAGGAAAGACACTGAGCTTCAACAACTTTCCCACACAGAGGATCACCTGCAT TTCCTAAACAACTACCCCTCGCTGTCACGTGTGAGTGAGTCTAAAGACTTACCCAGCATTGATATCTGTCCTCTGCGCTCTTTTGAGGATGTGACCGCGGCGGTGTCAGAGGCCAGAGATAAACTGCAGGCTGTTCTGAGTGAGGAGTGA